The genomic window TGACCGAGGTGAGGCCGGGCCCCAGCGAGAGGCCGGAGGCAGAACCCTGCACACACGTCAGGCTGCTGACTCGGCGGGTGAAGTCGGAAGCTGCGGCCCGAGACAGCATGACCCGCAGATATTCCAGTCCACCGCGCGTGTTCTTGCCTCGGGACGGGACGATGAACGGCTCACTCCCGGTGCCGCGGAACGTCTCGTACGGCAGCTTGTCCGATTTTGTCAGTGCCGGTGTGGGGGCGACTGCCATCCGGAAGTCGGCCGGGGTGACCGCCTTCTGCTCGTTCTCCAGCCAGGAGCCGCACGAAAGGAACGCGGCGTTGCCCCGGCACCACTCGGTCTGTGACTGCACGTGGTCCATGCCTTCGGCGCCCGGCTGCAGGAAACCGTCGACGGCGAGCTGGTAGTACGCCTCGGCGGCGGCCACCACGGCCGGATGCTTCCACGCGTTCGGTTCCAGATTGTCGATCGCCAGGATGACTTCGTGGCCGCCGAGTTTCGCCGCCGACGCGAGGATCGGCCAGCTCATGTAGCGGGAGTGTTTGCCGGGATAGGTCCACGGCGCGATCCCGGCCGCCTTGATCGTCCGGCACAGGGCGATCATGTCGTCCCAGGTCTTCGGATACTCCCAGCCACGGGACTCGAAAAGTTTGCGCGAATACCAGATGCCGTAGGCCGAATAGGCGTAATTCAAGGACAGGAACTTGCCGTCGTACGAGCCCACGTCCACGATTCCGGGCAGCAATGTGTCCCGGACCTTCTTCGCCGGGTCGTCGAGACTTGGCGCGTCGAGGAGTTCATCCAGGTCGGTGAGGGCGCCCTGGGAGACGAGACCGTTGAAGTCGATCTGGCTGCCGCCGGAGTTGTTCACCACGTCCGGCGGATCCCCGGCGACGAACCGGGGCTGCAGCGTCTCCGCGATCTGCTGAGTGGCCGAGTGTTTGATCGTCGCTTTCGGATAGCGCTGCCGGTACATCGCTTGATGCGCCTTGGCGTAGTCCTCACCGAACCCGCCGTTGAAGATGACCACTTCGAGGGCGGCGTCCTGTTTGACCCCGAGCGGATTGTTCGCACTGGTCTCGCCCTTGGCGCCCTCGCCGGCCGGACCGCCGCCGCCCATCGCGCAGCCGGCGAGACCACTTGCCGCCGCAGCACCCGCGGCTCCCTGGAGGAGGCCGCGCCGGCTGATCGCAGATGTCATCTTCGACTCCGTCCGTCATAACTGTTGAGGGGTCCACCCGTCGGCGGCGTCGACATGACCGATTCCGGCGACGAGCACGCCGCGACCCTGCGAGGCGGCGTCGGTGCGGTAGGTGAAACGAAGAGCCGACCCCGGCGGTACGGCGGAAGTCACCGTCCACCAGTGCCGGCCGCCGAAGCCGCTGACCACTCCGTCGCTGGTGGCACGCTCGTAACCGGAGCGCAGCGTGAGTGCCACAGGCTTCCAAGCGGCCTCGGCGGCCGGGGCCGAACCAGCGGAGACCGAACCGGCGAAGGACTCGACGGTCAGCGTGTCGAGGCCGGGCTGGGTGTCGTACCAGAGCTGGAACGGACCCTGACTCGCGCTCGCGGTGAGTGTCATGACCGCGCCGTCGCGAAGTTCGGTCCGCCAGACCTCTCCCCCGCCGGGCGGCGCCCCGATCGGACGGGCCGCGGCGAACGCCCTGGCCAGCGCGCGCCGGGCCACCGTGTTGGTGCCCCACGCGCGGTCCGGGTGGACCCGGTTGCTGAGCAGGACGAGGAACGACTGGTCGAGCGGGTCGATGACGACCGAGGTGCCGGTGAATCCGGTGTGCCCGAACGTGACCGGCGAGGTCATGCCGTCCATGTACGAGTGTTTGGCCAGTTCGAACCCGAGTCCGCGGCTGCTGTCCGGATACTGCGGCAGCAGGTCGGCGTTGTAGTTCACCAGCGCGGCACGGACCGTCCGTGCCGACAGGATCCGGGTTCCCCGGTAGATGCCGCCGTTGAGCAGGGTCTGGCACAGGATCGCCAGGTCGTCGACGGTGGAGAAGATTCCGGCGTGCCCGGCGACACCACCGAGCGACCAGGCGTTCTCGTCGTGCACCTCACCACGGACCAGGCCCCGGCCCGCGTACGGCTGGAACTCGGTCGCCGCGGTCCGGTCGACGATCGTGGGGCGATAGCCGGTGTCGCGCATCCGCAGCGGCTCGGTGATTCCGGCGCGAACGGCGTCGGCGAGTGGTTTCCCGGTGACCCGTTCGGCAAGCACTCCGAGTGCGATCAGTCCGATGTCGGAGTAGGTGTACTGCTTGCCGGGGGTGGTGCCGGCGTCAGCCGGGGTTGCCTGAGCTACGGCTAGCCGTAGCTCAGGTGTGGAATCGGTGGAGTAGAACGGGCGAAAGGCGGGCAAACCTGATGTGTGCGTGAGCAGGTGCCGGGCAGTCACTCCGGCAGCCGCGAATCCCGGCAGATACCTGGTGACCGGGGCGTCCAGATCAACCCGGCCCGCCTCGACCTGCTGAAGCACCACGATCGTGGTGAACAGCTTCGAAATTGAAGCCAGATCCCACAGCGTGTCCACCCGAGCCGGAACACGCCGCTCCACCGGCAGTTCCTCAGTGGGACTGGCATACCGAACCGCGTCCCCGACGGCGAACCGCGACACCACGATCCCGTGCCGAGCGGCCAGCACCGCAGCCCCCGCATACGCCGGATGCCCCGGATGGTCCGCTGTCGGCGTCAGGTAGGAGGCCGCGATGACCGGAAGTGACTCGATCGGGCCGGGCAGTAGACCCGCTTGACGGGGATTTCCAGGGCGCAGCACGTCACTCCGAAAGGTGATTTCGTCCGGGCTGACGGCTCGCACGGGTGAACCGATCAGGAGACCGGTAACCACGCCGAACAGCACGAACCGAAGCTTGATCATCAACGCCCCTCAATACGCCGACTTGTCGAGGATGAATGTTTCCTTCACGACTCGCAAGAGGAGTGAAGGTTATTGCCATCCGTCGACCACACGGCTACCTTCCGACATCATGCGAACGCGTACGGTCGCTTTCCTTGCTGTCGCCGCTTTGGGGATCGGGTTGCCCACCCCAGCGGTGGCGAAGCCGCACCCGATCAACGCCCTGATCGCCCGGATGACACTGCCGGAGAAGGTCGGGCAGCTCTTCACCACCTATGTGCACGGCACCGCCGCGACCACGCCTTCGAGCGACAACAAGCGGCTGTACGGGGTGGACACGCCCGCCGAGGTGGTCGCCAAGTACCACCTCGGCGGAGTCGTCTACTTCTCCTGGACGAACAGCCTGCAGAACCCGCGCCAGATCACCACGCTCAGCAACGGACTCCAGGCGGCGTCGAAGAAGGTGCCGCTGATGATCTCCACCGATCAGGAGCACGGCGTGGTCACCCGGATGCCGGCGCCCGCCACCCGGTTCCCCGGCGCGATGGCCCTCGGCGCCGGTCGTGACCCGGCCGGCGCCTACCGCACCGGGCAGGTCACCGGCGTCGAACTGCGCGCGGTCGGCATCCGCCAGGCCTGGGCCCCGGTCGCCGACGTCAACGTGAACCCGGCCAACCCGGTCATCGGCGTCCGCTCGTTCAGCAGCGACCCCACCTTGACCGGCACCCTGGCCGCGAACCAGATCCGCGGTCTCCAACAGGGCGCCGGTATTTCAGCGAGCGCCAAACACTTCCCCGGGCACGGCGACACCGCCACCGACAGTCACACCGGCCTGCCCGTCATCAACCACACCCGGGCGCAGTGGCAGCGGATCGACGCGCCACCGTTCCGGGCCGCGATCGCTGCCGGCGTCGACACGATCATGAGCGCGCACATCGTGGTCCCGGCTCTCGATCCGACCGGCGATCCGGCCACTCTGTCGAACCCGATCATCACCGGGCTGCTGCGCGGGGAATTCGGTTATCGCGGTGTGATCGTCACCGATTCTCTGGAGATGCAGGGCGTCCGGGAGAAGTACGGTGACGCGCGGGTGCCGGTGCTCGCCCTGAAAGCCGGCATCGACGTACTGCTGATGCCACCGAACCTGGACGTGGCCTACAGAGCGGTGCTGAAGGCGGTGGCCGACGGGGAACTCACCGAGTCCCGCATCGACGAGTCGGTGCGCCGGATCCTCACCCTCAAACAGAAGCGTGGCCTGCTGCGATGGACACCGGCCGACCCGGCCGCGGCACAACGGATCGTCGGCTCGGCGGCCCACCGGCGTACCGCGCAGTCGGTCACCGACCGCACGGTGACCGTGATCCGCAACGACGCCCGGCTGCTGCCACTGGCGACGAAGGGCAAGAGGATCCTGGTCACCGGATGGACCTCCAGTACGTACGACACGATCGGCGTGCTGGCCCGGGAACTCACCGCGACTGCTCTGCCCACGACCGTTCCGGATCAGGCGGCAGCCGCGGCCCGTGAACACGACCTGACCGTGGTGCTGAGCAACAACGGTCAGCAGCAGGCGCTGCTCGCGGCACTACTGAAGACCGGGAAGCCGATCGTGGTGGTGGCGGTGCGTAACCCCTACGACCTGACCGCGCTACCCGGCGTCACCACCTATCTGGCCACCTACAGCTACACGGATGTCTCGATGCGCGCTCTCGCCAAGGTTCTGACCGGTGTCACGCCACCCCGCGGGAGACTGCCCGTGGCGATACCGGGGCTCTACCCGTACGGCCATGGCCTGTCCTGGGGTGTGAAATGAACCGGCGGGGCCTGCTCGCCGGCGGGGCGGGAGTCCTGCTGCCGGTGCCGGTCAGCCTGGGCACGCCGCTGCGGACCGGCCTGGAGAAGCTCGCGGACGACGGATGGGCCGCCGTCCGCGGGGAACGAATCGGTGTCGTCTCCAACCCGACCGGCGTGGACCGTGACTACCGGCATCTCGTCGACCGGATGCACGCCGACAAGGTCACCATCGGCGGCGTCTTCGGCCCCGAGCACGGTTTCCGCGGGTCGGCGCAGGCGGGCGCCGCCGAGGGCACGAGCACCGACGCCCGCACCGGCGTGACCGTCTACGACGCCTATCTCGCCACCGCGGCGAAGTGGGAGCAGATGTTCACCGCGGCCGGGGTGCGCGTCATCGTCTTCGACATCCAGGACGTGGGCGCGCGGTTCTACACCTACATCTACACGCTGTACGACTCGATGGCCGCCGCCGCCCGCCTCGGCCTGCGTTACGTCGTGCTGGACCGGCCGAATCCGGCGGGCGGGAGCGCGTACGGGCCGATGATGACCGGCGGGTTCACCTCCGGGGTCGGCCGGCTCGAGATCGTGCAGCAGCACGGCATGACCGTCGGTGAACTGGCCCGGTTCTACAACGGCGAGTTCCTGGGCGGCAAGGTCGAGCTGGAGGTGATCGGCTGTCAGGGCTGGCACGGGCGGATGTTCGGCCGGGACCTGGACCTGCCGTGGGTGCTGCCCAGCCCCAACATGCCCACCCCGGACACCGCCCTGGTCTACCCCGGTACCGGCATGTTCGAAGGCGTGGCCGCGCTCTCCGAGGGCCGCGGCACCACCCGCCCGTTCGAACTGATCGGCGGCCCCGGCTTCGACTACCGCTGGTGTGACCGGGTGGCCGCGCTCGACCTGCCCGGAGTGCGGTTCCGGGAGGCCTACTTCACGCCCACGTTCAACAAGTTCGCTGATCAGTTGTGTGCCGGCATCGAGGTCAAAATCGTCGACCCGCGGCGGTACGACCCGATCCGCACCGCCGTGGCCATGCTCGTCGAGGCGCGTAAGGAGAAGGCGTTCGGCTGGCGTGCCGACAACGGCACCCGGTACTTCATCGATCTGCTCACCGGCTCGTCCCGCCTGCGCACGATGATCGACGCCCGTGCCTCGGCCCGCGAGGTGGTCGAGGCGTGGTCCGGTGAACTGGCCGCTTTCGACCGGCGGCGACGGCCGTACCTGCTCTACTCCCGGCCCGGCTCCTGATGGGTGAGCTTGGCATGGATCACCGGCGCCACGGGGGCGCCGGTGATCCGGGAGATCGCCAGAGCCGCGGCGCCGGCGGCACCGTCGAGCGCGCTCCGGGGCTGCACTCCGGTGCGGGCCAGCAGACCGGCGCGCACCTGCCGCGCGATCGGGCCGGGCGTGAGCAGCACCGATCCTGCGAGCACCACGACCGCGGCGGATGGCGGGCCGACCCGGTCGAAGGTGTGCAGGAGGCGACCGGTGGCCGCGGCGCAGATTCGCGCGGCCACCGCGTCGTCCTGCTCGGCGGCGGCACTCACCGCGGGCGCGAAGCCGCCCAGCAGCGCGGGCGGCACCGCGAACGTGGCGGCGACCAGCCCCTGGGCCGCCTCCTCGGGATCAGCCGGAGGCACCCGGAAATGAGTGCGCGCGGCCTCCACCAGCACCGTCGGCTCACCGCGGCCGTCCAGAGCGGCCAGCACCGCGCGCAACGCCCGCACCCCGATCCACACCGCGGAACCCTCGTCGCCGAGCAGCCACCCGTAGCCGTCGCACCGGCGATCCAGCACCCCACCGGCGAACCGGGCGGCCAGCGCGCCGGTGCCGGCCAGCAGCAGCACCCCGTCGCGGTCCGGGGTGCCGGCCGCGAACGCCACCTCCAGATCGGTCACCGTGCCCATCTCACCGGTCAGTCCGGCCGCCCGCCAGGCCCGCCCCGCCTCCGCCCGGAACGCGTCCCGGCCGAGGCCCGACGATCCCGCGGCACCGAGGACCCCGGCTGTTATCGCGGCCCGGTCGACCGACCGCAGCGCCCCGGTCAGGGCCGTCTCGATGCTCGCGCTCACTTCGCCGCCACTGCTGTTACGGTTCGCTCCGCCGCCCGCGCCCCGGCCGACCACCGTGCCGTCGACCGTCGCGACCACACATCGCGTGGTCGTGGCGCCCGCGTCGACGCCGATCACCATCCCCGTACCCATGGATGAAGGATATTGACGATCTGTGCCGAGCAAAGGAAAGATTTCTCCATGACAGAGCGGAAGCGCGGCACAGCCGAAACGGTGGTCCGGGCCCGGGGCCTGCTGCCGTCGCTGTCCCCGGCCGAGCAGCGGGTCGCGCGGGTGATCATCGAGGAGGCGGCCACCGCGTCCCGGCTCACCATCACCGACCTCGCCGAGCGGGCCGGTTCCAGCGAGACCACGGTGATCCGGTTCTGCCGGGCGATGGGCTTCGCCGGCTACTCCGAGCTGCGGCTGACCCTGGCCGCCGAGTCCGGCCGCCGCGACGACACCACCGAAGCGATCGGCAGCGACATCAGCCCCGGTGACGACCTCGCCGAGGTGGTCAAGAAGATCGCCTTCGCGGACGCCCGCGCCGTCGAGGAGACCGCCTCCCAGATCGACATCGCCGTGCTCGGACAGGTCGTCGAGCTGTTGGCCGAGGCGCGCCGGGTGGACATCTACGGCGTCGGAGCCAGCGCCTTCGTCGCCACCGACTTCCAGCACAAACTGCACCGCATCGGCCGGGTCGCGTTCGCCTGGAGCGACACCCACGTGGCGATGAGCAGCGCCGCCCTGCTCGACGAGCGCGACGTCGCCTTCGGCATCTCGCACACCGGCACCACCAGCGACACCATCGACGCGTTCACCGAGGCCAAACGGCACGGGGCTCGCACGGTGGCACTCACCAACTTCCCCCGGTCGCCGATCACCACGCTCGCCGACCTGGTGCTCACCACCGCGGCCCGGGAGACGACGTACCGGTCCGGGGCCATGTCCAGCCGCTTGGCCCAGCTCACCGTCATCGACTGCGTGTTCGTCGGCGTCGCGCAGCGCACGTACCAGCAGACCCGGACCGCACTCGACGCCACCTACGCGGCCGTGCGCGACCGGCGCATCAGCACTGACCGGAGGCGCACATGACAACCAGCCCGTCGCAACTATCCCTGGCAGCGCCGCCGACTTCGCCGCAGCTCTCCGCGCCGCCTTCGCCGCTGTCCCGGACCGAGGAGCGTAATCCGCGCAGTGCCGGGATCGACCGGATGTCCACCCTCGAACTGCTGCATCTGATCAACAGCGAGGACCGGCACGTCCCGGAAGCCGTCGCGCAGGTGCTGCCGCAGCTCGCCGCCGCCGTTGAACTCGCGGTGACGGCCCTGTCCGGCGGCAACCGGGTGCACTACGTCGGGGCCGGCACGTCCGGCCGGATCGCGGTCCTCGACGCGGCCGAGCTGATCCCCACGTTCGGCCTGGAACCGGACCGGGTGATCGCGCACATCGCCGGTGGCCCGCCCGCGCTGACCCGGCCGTCCGAAGCCGCCGAGGACGACGAGACCGCCGGTTCGGCGGTGGTCACCGCAGTCGAGGCGGGCGACGTCGTCGTCGGCGTCACCGCCAGCGGCCGTACGCCGTACGTCCACGCCGCCC from Actinoplanes derwentensis includes these protein-coding regions:
- the ngcE gene encoding N-acetylglucosamine/diacetylchitobiose ABC transporter substrate-binding protein codes for the protein MTSAISRRGLLQGAAGAAAASGLAGCAMGGGGPAGEGAKGETSANNPLGVKQDAALEVVIFNGGFGEDYAKAHQAMYRQRYPKATIKHSATQQIAETLQPRFVAGDPPDVVNNSGGSQIDFNGLVSQGALTDLDELLDAPSLDDPAKKVRDTLLPGIVDVGSYDGKFLSLNYAYSAYGIWYSRKLFESRGWEYPKTWDDMIALCRTIKAAGIAPWTYPGKHSRYMSWPILASAAKLGGHEVILAIDNLEPNAWKHPAVVAAAEAYYQLAVDGFLQPGAEGMDHVQSQTEWCRGNAAFLSCGSWLENEQKAVTPADFRMAVAPTPALTKSDKLPYETFRGTGSEPFIVPSRGKNTRGGLEYLRVMLSRAAASDFTRRVSSLTCVQGSASGLSLGPGLTSVTELIDASGGGAFTWLYSSYYRKLERERVDGASAELYAKRLNATQWCDKVQKSADEFAKDPAIKKYKRV
- a CDS encoding serine hydrolase domain-containing protein; protein product: MIKLRFVLFGVVTGLLIGSPVRAVSPDEITFRSDVLRPGNPRQAGLLPGPIESLPVIAASYLTPTADHPGHPAYAGAAVLAARHGIVVSRFAVGDAVRYASPTEELPVERRVPARVDTLWDLASISKLFTTIVVLQQVEAGRVDLDAPVTRYLPGFAAAGVTARHLLTHTSGLPAFRPFYSTDSTPELRLAVAQATPADAGTTPGKQYTYSDIGLIALGVLAERVTGKPLADAVRAGITEPLRMRDTGYRPTIVDRTAATEFQPYAGRGLVRGEVHDENAWSLGGVAGHAGIFSTVDDLAILCQTLLNGGIYRGTRILSARTVRAALVNYNADLLPQYPDSSRGLGFELAKHSYMDGMTSPVTFGHTGFTGTSVVIDPLDQSFLVLLSNRVHPDRAWGTNTVARRALARAFAAARPIGAPPGGGEVWRTELRDGAVMTLTASASQGPFQLWYDTQPGLDTLTVESFAGSVSAGSAPAAEAAWKPVALTLRSGYERATSDGVVSGFGGRHWWTVTSAVPPGSALRFTYRTDAASQGRGVLVAGIGHVDAADGWTPQQL
- a CDS encoding glycoside hydrolase family 3 protein; the protein is MRTRTVAFLAVAALGIGLPTPAVAKPHPINALIARMTLPEKVGQLFTTYVHGTAATTPSSDNKRLYGVDTPAEVVAKYHLGGVVYFSWTNSLQNPRQITTLSNGLQAASKKVPLMISTDQEHGVVTRMPAPATRFPGAMALGAGRDPAGAYRTGQVTGVELRAVGIRQAWAPVADVNVNPANPVIGVRSFSSDPTLTGTLAANQIRGLQQGAGISASAKHFPGHGDTATDSHTGLPVINHTRAQWQRIDAPPFRAAIAAGVDTIMSAHIVVPALDPTGDPATLSNPIITGLLRGEFGYRGVIVTDSLEMQGVREKYGDARVPVLALKAGIDVLLMPPNLDVAYRAVLKAVADGELTESRIDESVRRILTLKQKRGLLRWTPADPAAAQRIVGSAAHRRTAQSVTDRTVTVIRNDARLLPLATKGKRILVTGWTSSTYDTIGVLARELTATALPTTVPDQAAAAAREHDLTVVLSNNGQQQALLAALLKTGKPIVVVAVRNPYDLTALPGVTTYLATYSYTDVSMRALAKVLTGVTPPRGRLPVAIPGLYPYGHGLSWGVK
- a CDS encoding exo-beta-N-acetylmuramidase NamZ family protein — its product is MNRRGLLAGGAGVLLPVPVSLGTPLRTGLEKLADDGWAAVRGERIGVVSNPTGVDRDYRHLVDRMHADKVTIGGVFGPEHGFRGSAQAGAAEGTSTDARTGVTVYDAYLATAAKWEQMFTAAGVRVIVFDIQDVGARFYTYIYTLYDSMAAAARLGLRYVVLDRPNPAGGSAYGPMMTGGFTSGVGRLEIVQQHGMTVGELARFYNGEFLGGKVELEVIGCQGWHGRMFGRDLDLPWVLPSPNMPTPDTALVYPGTGMFEGVAALSEGRGTTRPFELIGGPGFDYRWCDRVAALDLPGVRFREAYFTPTFNKFADQLCAGIEVKIVDPRRYDPIRTAVAMLVEARKEKAFGWRADNGTRYFIDLLTGSSRLRTMIDARASAREVVEAWSGELAAFDRRRRPYLLYSRPGS
- a CDS encoding N-acetylglucosamine kinase; the encoded protein is MGTGMVIGVDAGATTTRCVVATVDGTVVGRGAGGGANRNSSGGEVSASIETALTGALRSVDRAAITAGVLGAAGSSGLGRDAFRAEAGRAWRAAGLTGEMGTVTDLEVAFAAGTPDRDGVLLLAGTGALAARFAGGVLDRRCDGYGWLLGDEGSAVWIGVRALRAVLAALDGRGEPTVLVEAARTHFRVPPADPEEAAQGLVAATFAVPPALLGGFAPAVSAAAEQDDAVAARICAAATGRLLHTFDRVGPPSAAVVVLAGSVLLTPGPIARQVRAGLLARTGVQPRSALDGAAGAAALAISRITGAPVAPVIHAKLTHQEPGRE
- a CDS encoding MurR/RpiR family transcriptional regulator, yielding MTERKRGTAETVVRARGLLPSLSPAEQRVARVIIEEAATASRLTITDLAERAGSSETTVIRFCRAMGFAGYSELRLTLAAESGRRDDTTEAIGSDISPGDDLAEVVKKIAFADARAVEETASQIDIAVLGQVVELLAEARRVDIYGVGASAFVATDFQHKLHRIGRVAFAWSDTHVAMSSAALLDERDVAFGISHTGTTSDTIDAFTEAKRHGARTVALTNFPRSPITTLADLVLTTAARETTYRSGAMSSRLAQLTVIDCVFVGVAQRTYQQTRTALDATYAAVRDRRISTDRRRT
- the murQ gene encoding N-acetylmuramic acid 6-phosphate etherase, with protein sequence MTTSPSQLSLAAPPTSPQLSAPPSPLSRTEERNPRSAGIDRMSTLELLHLINSEDRHVPEAVAQVLPQLAAAVELAVTALSGGNRVHYVGAGTSGRIAVLDAAELIPTFGLEPDRVIAHIAGGPPALTRPSEAAEDDETAGSAVVTAVEAGDVVVGVTASGRTPYVHAALTTARTLGAHTVLISANPASPISAAADVHIAPDTGPEVLTGSTRMKAGTAQKLILNAFSTATMVRLGRTYSNLMTDMLATNAKLKDRRLRILAEATGADLTECGHALRSADGNAKVALLTLLAGSSPDTAARALAVTEGHVTRALRLLAVNGT